From the genome of Streptomyces sp. NBC_01341, one region includes:
- a CDS encoding SpoIIE family protein phosphatase translates to MWQSRPPGSIYEYIRIASFSIGADGLIEQWSRRAAGLFGMASDEVVGRDPVEAFMPAELRPDAHRRVGEILDGKEWTGLVPFRVPGENGTSGLAEIYVMPSLTGAGERAALCIVVDVRALRRVETDLAASQAIFGQSPFGFVLFGTDFTVVRANQRFATVFGGEADDHRGRTVDDYLSRPEADRLSATLRRVLETGDSVTDLQLVGAPPGGIGRRHWSMNLYRVHSGSGRPIGVAGLATDVTQRHIAAREAASARRNLALLNEASARIGNSLDLETTARELLDVAVPGFCDIASVDLYQGLLTGEEASPSSWGGHQEPGTGSAELRRVAHASAVSDASGVLPGTADGPGAEADRASGADGGEPALGSVHRFPFHSPCAVALHTGRVEAVPGDERGFVHSTLAVPMVAHDVVVGLVQFSRTKGSEPFGERDRALATELAARAAVCIDNARLYRREHERALILQRSLLPPGDPEAAGLDIACRYLPGNTATEVGGDWFDVIELPGHRTALVVGDVMGRGLRAAVAMGELRTAVRTLALLDLEPAEVLSALDEVARGLGTPGGGERSDGFGAGGGAQWPSRVAHKSREADLSEVYLATCVYAVYDPVTRRCTFANAGHLPPVVAEPGEPPQLLEVPPGMPLGVGGEPFEEVEIELKEGSLLALYTDGLVESRDHPLDEGLQAFRQALADPSQQLEDVCDHVLTTLHTRHGEDDIALLMARIQGLETDAVGDWRLPREPRSVGRARELAREQLSAWDLDDLVDTTELLVSELVTNALRYGEGEIRLRLLRDRTLVCEVWDAGLVQPRRRRARDTDEGGRGLQLVGLLSAAWGSRRTPRGKTVWFELALPDGEPAPELSVDQLLSMY, encoded by the coding sequence GTGTGGCAGAGCCGCCCGCCTGGCTCGATCTACGAATACATCAGGATCGCCTCCTTCTCGATCGGGGCGGACGGGCTGATCGAGCAGTGGAGCCGGCGGGCCGCCGGCCTCTTCGGCATGGCCTCCGACGAGGTGGTGGGCAGGGACCCGGTCGAGGCGTTCATGCCCGCCGAGCTGCGCCCCGACGCCCACAGGCGCGTCGGCGAGATCCTCGACGGCAAGGAGTGGACGGGCCTGGTCCCGTTCCGTGTCCCGGGCGAGAACGGGACGAGCGGTCTCGCCGAGATCTACGTCATGCCCAGCCTCACGGGGGCGGGGGAGCGGGCCGCGCTCTGCATCGTCGTGGATGTCCGCGCACTGCGCCGGGTCGAGACGGACCTGGCCGCCTCGCAGGCGATATTCGGCCAATCTCCCTTCGGGTTCGTTCTCTTCGGCACCGATTTCACCGTCGTACGGGCCAACCAGCGGTTCGCCACGGTCTTCGGGGGCGAGGCGGACGACCACCGCGGACGCACCGTGGACGACTACCTGTCCAGGCCCGAGGCGGATCGGCTCTCCGCCACGCTGCGGCGCGTCCTGGAGACGGGCGACTCCGTCACCGATCTGCAGCTCGTCGGCGCCCCTCCCGGTGGCATCGGCCGCCGCCACTGGTCCATGAACCTCTACCGGGTGCACAGCGGATCCGGGCGCCCCATCGGCGTCGCCGGGCTGGCCACCGACGTCACGCAACGGCACATCGCCGCCCGCGAGGCCGCCAGCGCGCGGCGCAATCTGGCCCTGCTCAACGAGGCCAGCGCGCGCATCGGCAACTCCCTGGACCTGGAGACGACCGCCAGGGAACTGCTCGACGTCGCCGTGCCCGGCTTCTGCGACATCGCTTCCGTCGACCTGTACCAGGGACTGCTCACCGGGGAGGAGGCCTCGCCCTCCAGTTGGGGCGGGCACCAGGAGCCCGGTACCGGCTCGGCCGAGCTGCGCCGGGTCGCCCACGCCAGCGCGGTCTCCGACGCGTCCGGCGTCCTTCCCGGCACGGCGGACGGACCCGGCGCGGAAGCAGACCGGGCCTCCGGCGCCGACGGCGGGGAGCCCGCCCTCGGCTCGGTCCACCGCTTCCCGTTCCACTCGCCCTGTGCCGTCGCCCTGCACACCGGCCGCGTCGAGGCCGTGCCCGGGGACGAACGCGGCTTCGTCCACTCCACCCTCGCGGTGCCGATGGTCGCGCACGACGTGGTCGTCGGCCTCGTCCAGTTCTCCCGCACCAAGGGCAGCGAGCCCTTCGGCGAACGGGACCGGGCCCTGGCCACCGAACTCGCCGCCCGCGCCGCCGTGTGCATCGACAACGCCCGCCTCTACCGCCGCGAGCACGAGCGGGCGCTGATCCTCCAGCGCAGCCTGCTGCCGCCCGGCGACCCCGAGGCGGCCGGTCTCGACATCGCCTGCCGGTACCTCCCCGGCAACACCGCCACCGAGGTCGGCGGCGACTGGTTCGACGTGATCGAGCTGCCCGGCCATCGCACGGCCCTGGTCGTCGGCGACGTGATGGGCCGTGGACTGCGGGCCGCCGTCGCCATGGGCGAACTGCGCACCGCCGTACGCACCCTGGCCCTCCTGGACCTGGAGCCCGCCGAGGTGCTCTCCGCCCTGGACGAGGTCGCGCGCGGCCTGGGCACCCCCGGCGGTGGCGAGCGGAGCGACGGCTTCGGCGCGGGCGGCGGCGCCCAGTGGCCCTCGCGCGTCGCCCACAAGTCGCGCGAGGCCGACCTCTCCGAGGTGTATCTGGCGACCTGCGTGTACGCGGTGTACGACCCGGTCACCCGGCGGTGCACCTTCGCCAACGCCGGCCACCTGCCGCCCGTGGTCGCCGAGCCCGGCGAGCCGCCCCAGCTGCTCGAAGTGCCGCCCGGCATGCCCCTGGGCGTCGGCGGCGAGCCCTTCGAGGAGGTCGAGATCGAGCTCAAGGAGGGCTCCCTCCTCGCCCTCTACACCGACGGGCTCGTGGAGTCCCGGGACCACCCCCTCGACGAGGGGCTCCAGGCGTTCCGGCAGGCACTCGCCGATCCGTCGCAACAGCTGGAGGACGTCTGCGACCACGTGCTGACGACCCTGCACACCCGCCACGGCGAGGACGACATCGCCCTGCTGATGGCGCGTATCCAGGGGCTGGAGACGGACGCGGTGGGCGACTGGCGGCTGCCGCGCGAACCGCGTTCCGTCGGCCGTGCCCGCGAACTGGCCCGTGAACAGCTCAGCGCCTGGGACCTCGACGACCTGGTGGACACCACCGAACTGCTCGTCAGCGAACTCGTCACCAACGCCCTGCGCTACGGCGAGGGCGAGATCCGCCTGAGGCTGCTGCGTGACCGCACCCTCGTGTGCGAGGTCTGGGACGCGGGGCTGGTCCAGCCGCGGCGCCGGCGGGCACGCGACACCGACGAGGGCGGGCGCGGCCTGCAACTGGTCGGACTGCTCAGCGCCGCATGGGGATCGCGGCGCACCCCGCGCGGCAAGACGGTGTGGTTCGAGCTGGCGCTGCCGGACGGGGAGCCGGCCCCGGAACTCTCCGTGGACCAGCTGCTGAGCATGTACTGA
- a CDS encoding ATP-binding protein: MTGVTDTDGDCAEWSFPAAPGSVRTARHAVRDALHQWGYNGGLGDIAVLLVSELVTNSLRHASGPIGVRLVRPHHRGDGPGARDDGRGLLVEVSDPVPDAPTTERAAGPEDEGGRGLQLVACSARRWGTRRGKSGKTVWFELPLPG; this comes from the coding sequence GTGACCGGCGTGACCGACACCGACGGCGACTGTGCCGAATGGAGCTTTCCGGCGGCGCCGGGCTCCGTGCGCACCGCCAGGCACGCGGTCCGTGACGCGCTGCACCAGTGGGGGTACAACGGCGGGTTGGGGGACATCGCCGTCCTGCTCGTCAGTGAGCTGGTGACCAACTCACTGCGGCACGCGTCCGGCCCCATCGGTGTCCGGCTCGTGCGACCGCACCACCGGGGCGACGGACCCGGCGCGCGGGACGACGGGCGGGGTCTGCTGGTGGAAGTCTCCGATCCGGTTCCGGACGCACCCACCACCGAACGCGCGGCCGGACCCGAGGACGAGGGAGGGCGCGGACTGCAGCTCGTGGCTTGTTCCGCACGCCGCTGGGGGACCCGGCGCGGAAAGAGCGGCAAGACGGTGTGGTTCGAGCTCCCTCTGCCTGGTTAG
- a CDS encoding (deoxy)nucleoside triphosphate pyrophosphohydrolase, with the protein MSDSVVVAGAVCDGGRLLAARRSAPPELAGRWELPGGKLEPGESGEQALVRELREELGVEAQPLERIPGEWPLKPGYVLRVWMVRLVSGEPSPLEDHDELRWLDAGEADTVDWLDQDRPAVAEAVRRLRGTPDA; encoded by the coding sequence ATGAGTGATTCCGTGGTGGTGGCAGGGGCCGTCTGTGACGGAGGGCGGCTCCTGGCCGCCCGGCGCAGCGCCCCGCCCGAGCTCGCCGGCCGCTGGGAGCTTCCGGGCGGCAAGCTGGAACCGGGCGAGAGCGGCGAGCAGGCCCTCGTGCGGGAGCTGCGCGAGGAGCTCGGTGTGGAGGCGCAGCCCCTGGAGCGCATCCCGGGGGAGTGGCCGCTGAAACCCGGCTACGTGCTGCGCGTGTGGATGGTCCGGCTGGTGTCGGGCGAGCCCAGCCCCCTGGAGGACCACGACGAGCTGCGCTGGCTCGACGCGGGGGAGGCGGACACCGTCGACTGGCTGGACCAGGACCGCCCCGCCGTGGCCGAGGCCGTACGCCGCCTGCGCGGGACGCCGGACGCCTGA
- a CDS encoding SPOR domain-containing protein, whose amino-acid sequence MTESGAVLPWLVIRQDDNGNRYRVGRYATQDEAQKIADGLDRHGHKQLYWVERSGRSARP is encoded by the coding sequence ATGACCGAGAGCGGTGCCGTGCTCCCCTGGCTGGTCATCAGACAGGACGACAACGGCAACAGGTATCGCGTCGGCCGCTATGCGACGCAGGACGAGGCACAGAAGATCGCCGACGGCCTGGACCGTCATGGGCACAAGCAGCTCTACTGGGTGGAACGCTCCGGCAGGAGCGCGCGCCCGTAG
- a CDS encoding purine-cytosine permease family protein, with amino-acid sequence MTDIAAPMTGEASQPAPPDGPHAPRRSYAELAADESREDFSLRYAPHSFRRWSPSTVAGTALGGIAYLADFAIGASIVFTYGFTSGLASILAAAAIIFLTGIPIARACATYGLDMDLVTRGAGFGYFGSTLTSLIYASFTFIFFALEGSIMAQAMHQAVGLPVEAGYLITTLIVIPIVFRGMGALARVQAWTQPVWIIGMVLPFLVLAFEAPDAWGAFSSFGGTEGAGSGFSWIAFGLGTGVALSLIAQIGEQADYLRFMPARTEANKRRWNLAVLAAGPGWVVIGAAKQLGGAFLAFVALEAVGRTHALEPIAPQIEALKPWLGSFALPAAAVFVIVSQIKINVTNAYSGSLSWSNFFSRITHKHPGRVWYIFLNLVIALTLMEMNMFAALNKLLGFYSNVGIAWIVAVAADLVINKRIGLSPRYIEFKRAYLYAVNPAGFGAMVIASTVSILAFFGLFGRYAEAFSTFIAAGLSLVLCPLIAWLTKGRYYLARPNPVNGPGVETADITATHTCAVCETDYELPDIADCPVRSGPICSLCCSLDAECGDVCRRETGSGPVVLPMPTVRTPVTPAG; translated from the coding sequence ATGACGGACATCGCAGCGCCCATGACGGGCGAGGCGTCACAGCCGGCCCCGCCGGACGGCCCCCACGCGCCGAGGCGCAGTTACGCCGAACTCGCTGCCGACGAGAGCCGCGAGGACTTCTCGCTCCGCTACGCGCCGCACTCCTTCAGGCGCTGGTCGCCCTCCACGGTCGCGGGGACGGCCCTCGGCGGGATCGCGTACCTCGCCGACTTCGCGATCGGTGCGTCGATCGTCTTCACATACGGATTCACCAGCGGGCTCGCCTCGATCCTGGCCGCGGCGGCGATCATCTTCCTCACCGGCATACCGATCGCCCGGGCCTGTGCGACGTACGGCCTGGACATGGACCTGGTCACCCGCGGCGCCGGCTTCGGGTACTTCGGATCGACCCTCACCTCGCTGATCTACGCGTCCTTCACCTTCATCTTCTTCGCGCTCGAAGGCTCGATCATGGCGCAGGCCATGCACCAGGCGGTGGGACTGCCCGTCGAGGCCGGGTACCTGATCACGACGCTGATCGTGATCCCCATCGTCTTCCGGGGCATGGGCGCGCTGGCCAGGGTGCAGGCGTGGACGCAGCCGGTGTGGATCATCGGGATGGTACTGCCGTTCCTGGTGCTCGCCTTCGAAGCCCCGGACGCCTGGGGGGCGTTCAGCTCCTTCGGTGGTACGGAGGGTGCCGGCTCCGGCTTCTCCTGGATCGCCTTCGGGCTGGGCACGGGTGTCGCGCTCTCGCTCATCGCCCAGATCGGTGAGCAGGCGGACTACCTGCGCTTCATGCCGGCCAGGACGGAGGCCAACAAGCGGCGGTGGAACCTCGCGGTCCTCGCCGCAGGCCCCGGATGGGTCGTCATCGGGGCCGCGAAGCAGCTCGGCGGGGCGTTCCTGGCCTTCGTGGCACTGGAAGCGGTCGGCAGGACCCACGCCCTGGAACCGATCGCCCCGCAGATCGAGGCGCTGAAGCCGTGGCTCGGATCCTTCGCGCTCCCCGCGGCGGCGGTGTTCGTGATCGTCTCCCAGATCAAGATCAACGTGACCAACGCCTACAGCGGTTCACTGTCCTGGTCGAACTTCTTCTCCCGGATCACGCACAAGCACCCCGGCCGGGTCTGGTACATCTTCCTCAACCTCGTCATCGCGCTGACGCTGATGGAGATGAACATGTTCGCGGCCCTGAACAAGCTGCTGGGCTTCTACTCCAACGTGGGCATCGCCTGGATCGTGGCCGTCGCCGCCGACCTGGTCATCAACAAGCGCATCGGACTGAGCCCGCGCTACATCGAGTTCAAGCGCGCCTACCTTTACGCGGTCAACCCGGCGGGCTTCGGGGCGATGGTGATCGCCTCGACCGTCTCGATCCTCGCCTTCTTCGGACTGTTCGGCCGGTACGCCGAGGCGTTCTCCACCTTCATCGCGGCCGGACTCTCCCTCGTCCTGTGCCCGTTGATCGCGTGGCTCACGAAGGGGAGGTACTACCTGGCCCGGCCGAACCCGGTGAACGGCCCGGGTGTCGAGACCGCCGACATCACCGCCACGCACACCTGCGCGGTGTGCGAGACCGACTACGAGCTGCCGGACATCGCCGACTGCCCGGTCCGGTCGGGCCCCATCTGCTCACTGTGCTGCTCGCTGGACGCGGAGTGCGGTGACGTCTGCCGCAGGGAGACCGGCAGCGGGCCGGTGGTGCTGCCGATGCCGACGGTGCGCACACCGGTCACCCCGGCGGGCTGA
- a CDS encoding GntR family transcriptional regulator → MPFGEQPAYLRVASDLREKIVNGALPPHTRLPSQARIREEYGVSDTVALEARKVLMAEGLVEGRSGSGTYVRERPVPRRIARSGYRHGAGASPFRQEQTAEGARGTWESRSEQEEASPEVAERLGIEQGDRVMRTRYVFREAGEPVMLSTSWEPLAVTGRTPVMLPEEGPLGGCGVVDRMAAIDVVVDNVAEEVGARPGLAEELLALGGVPGHVVMVIGRTYYASGLAVETADVVVPADRYRIAYHLPVK, encoded by the coding sequence GTGCCTTTCGGTGAGCAGCCCGCCTATCTGCGCGTGGCGAGCGATCTCAGAGAGAAGATCGTCAACGGCGCGCTGCCGCCCCACACCCGCCTGCCGTCGCAGGCCCGCATCCGCGAGGAGTACGGGGTCTCCGACACCGTGGCGCTGGAGGCGCGCAAGGTGCTGATGGCCGAGGGGCTCGTCGAGGGCCGGTCGGGCTCGGGGACGTACGTGCGTGAGCGGCCGGTGCCGCGACGGATCGCGCGCTCCGGCTACCGCCACGGGGCGGGGGCGAGTCCCTTCCGCCAGGAACAGACGGCGGAGGGCGCGCGGGGCACCTGGGAGTCCCGCAGCGAGCAGGAGGAGGCGAGCCCCGAGGTCGCCGAGCGCCTCGGTATCGAGCAGGGCGACCGCGTGATGCGCACGAGGTACGTCTTCCGGGAGGCGGGTGAGCCGGTGATGCTGTCCACCTCCTGGGAGCCGCTCGCCGTCACGGGGCGCACGCCGGTGATGCTGCCGGAGGAGGGGCCGTTGGGCGGCTGCGGTGTCGTCGACCGGATGGCGGCCATCGATGTCGTCGTGGACAACGTCGCCGAGGAGGTCGGTGCCCGCCCCGGCCTGGCGGAGGAACTCCTGGCGCTCGGTGGGGTGCCCGGCCACGTGGTGATGGTCATCGGGCGGACGTACTACGCCTCGGGGCTGGCGGTGGAGACGGCCGACGTGGTGGTCCCTGCCGACCGCTACCGGATCGCCTACCATCTGCCGGTCAAGTGA
- a CDS encoding glycoside hydrolase family 18 protein produces MRRRTLTGLTTAACALTLLAGLAPAATAEGSGHDRGAGHHDRAYRSVGYFTQWGVYGRDFQVKDLDTSGAAGRLTHINYAFGNVSPEGTCFTGNVPGEADAWADYARPLDDAGSVDGVGDTENQPLAGNFNQLRELKAAHPGLKVMISLGGWSWSTHFSDAARTAASRKALVSSCIDLYIKGNLPVDGTRGGEGAAAGLFDGIDLDWEWPGSAGDTDTVYRPEDKRNFTALVHEFRTQLDAYAKNGRKGKSKPKHYELSAFVPTAPAKIDAGFDVPRIMRDFDFVNLQGYDFHVSGEATTAQQSALRATGDFSVDQTVRDWLRRGAPARKLVMGMPFYGQGWTGVTGGGDGLGQPATGPAPATWAAGYEDYKALKKLAESGAYKVHRDVRNGHAWLFDGTTLWTYDDPQVLRAKTSYIRERGLGGAMFWSLDGDTDDGELMAAVARGLGRR; encoded by the coding sequence ATGCGTCGAAGAACCCTGACCGGACTGACCACCGCGGCCTGCGCCCTCACCCTGCTGGCCGGCCTAGCCCCCGCGGCGACCGCCGAAGGCAGCGGCCACGACCGCGGCGCGGGCCACCACGACCGCGCGTACCGCAGCGTCGGCTACTTCACCCAATGGGGTGTCTACGGGCGCGACTTCCAGGTCAAGGACCTGGACACCAGCGGCGCCGCGGGCAGGCTCACCCACATCAACTACGCCTTCGGCAACGTCAGCCCCGAAGGCACCTGCTTCACCGGCAACGTGCCCGGCGAGGCCGACGCCTGGGCGGACTACGCCCGTCCGCTGGACGACGCCGGGTCCGTGGACGGCGTCGGCGACACCGAGAACCAGCCACTCGCGGGCAACTTCAACCAGCTCCGCGAGCTCAAGGCCGCCCACCCCGGCCTCAAGGTGATGATCTCCCTCGGTGGCTGGAGCTGGTCCACCCACTTCTCGGACGCCGCGCGGACCGCGGCCTCGCGCAAGGCGCTCGTCTCGTCGTGCATCGACCTGTACATCAAGGGCAACCTGCCCGTCGACGGAACGCGCGGCGGCGAGGGCGCGGCCGCGGGCCTCTTCGACGGCATCGACCTCGACTGGGAGTGGCCCGGCTCGGCCGGCGACACGGACACGGTCTACCGCCCCGAGGACAAGCGGAACTTCACCGCCCTGGTGCACGAGTTCCGCACACAGCTCGACGCCTACGCGAAGAACGGCCGCAAGGGGAAGAGCAAGCCGAAGCACTACGAGCTCTCCGCCTTCGTCCCCACCGCGCCCGCCAAGATCGACGCCGGCTTCGACGTGCCGCGCATCATGCGGGACTTCGACTTCGTGAACCTCCAGGGTTACGACTTCCACGTCTCCGGCGAGGCGACGACGGCCCAGCAGTCCGCGCTCCGCGCCACGGGCGACTTCAGCGTCGACCAGACGGTCCGTGACTGGCTCAGACGCGGCGCCCCGGCCCGCAAACTGGTGATGGGCATGCCCTTCTACGGCCAGGGCTGGACCGGCGTCACCGGTGGCGGCGACGGACTCGGGCAGCCCGCGACCGGACCCGCGCCCGCCACCTGGGCCGCCGGTTACGAGGACTACAAGGCCCTCAAGAAGCTGGCCGAATCCGGCGCGTACAAGGTGCACCGGGACGTCAGAAACGGCCACGCCTGGCTGTTCGACGGCACGACCCTGTGGACCTACGACGACCCGCAGGTGCTGCGCGCCAAGACCTCGTACATCCGCGAACGCGGGCTCGGCGGGGCGATGTTCTGGTCGCTGGACGGCGACACGGACGACGGCGAGCTGATGGCCGCGGTCGCCCGCGGTCTCGGACGCCGCTGA
- a CDS encoding threonine synthase → MADLRTPTATYICPQDGTRSGAASLAWCCPVCRGPWDLDTGPQAPVAPDALGGRVNSLWRYSEALPLDGADVSLGEGRTPLVPLTGNVSAKLDFLMPTLSFKDRGAVMLAELARRLSPDRVVADSSGNAGTAVAAYCARAGLPCTVYVPGGTSPKKTEQIRAHGARLETVPGGREAAAAAARAAADEPGTFYASHVFNPYFLHGTKTYVYEIWEDLGGTLPDAIAVPVGNGTLLLGAALATAELLAHGLIDRRPALVAVQAEAVSPLAAAFRAGDEDLPDAAAPVLPTLAEGIAIPRPPRARQILAAVRESGGTFLTVTEDAIRAAQLDLAARGFFVETTGVACWAAVAGETGRSVVVPLCGAGLKTGLAP, encoded by the coding sequence ATGGCCGACCTCCGCACGCCCACGGCGACATACATCTGCCCGCAGGACGGGACGCGGTCCGGCGCCGCGTCACTGGCGTGGTGCTGCCCGGTCTGCCGGGGCCCCTGGGATCTCGACACCGGCCCGCAGGCCCCGGTGGCGCCCGACGCGCTGGGCGGACGCGTCAACTCGCTGTGGCGCTACTCGGAGGCCCTCCCGCTCGACGGCGCGGACGTCTCCCTCGGCGAGGGCCGGACCCCGCTCGTCCCCCTGACCGGAAACGTCTCGGCCAAACTCGACTTCCTCATGCCGACGCTCTCCTTCAAGGACCGCGGCGCCGTGATGCTGGCCGAACTGGCCCGCAGACTCTCCCCGGACCGGGTCGTCGCGGACAGCAGCGGAAACGCGGGCACGGCCGTCGCCGCCTACTGCGCCCGGGCGGGCCTTCCCTGCACCGTCTACGTCCCCGGGGGGACCTCCCCGAAGAAGACCGAGCAGATCCGGGCCCACGGCGCCCGCCTGGAGACCGTGCCCGGCGGCCGCGAGGCCGCGGCCGCCGCCGCCCGTGCCGCCGCGGACGAGCCCGGCACCTTCTACGCCTCGCACGTCTTCAACCCGTACTTCCTGCACGGCACCAAGACGTACGTCTACGAGATCTGGGAAGACCTCGGAGGCACCCTGCCGGACGCCATCGCGGTGCCCGTGGGCAACGGCACCCTGCTCCTGGGGGCGGCGCTCGCCACCGCGGAACTCCTCGCCCACGGCCTGATCGACCGCCGCCCGGCCCTGGTCGCCGTACAGGCCGAGGCGGTGTCCCCGCTGGCCGCCGCCTTCCGCGCAGGGGACGAGGATCTGCCGGATGCCGCCGCCCCGGTCCTGCCCACGCTCGCCGAGGGGATCGCCATCCCGCGCCCGCCGCGCGCGCGGCAGATCCTCGCGGCGGTCCGGGAGTCCGGCGGAACCTTCCTGACGGTGACGGAGGACGCGATCCGCGCGGCACAACTGGACCTGGCGGCCCGGGGCTTCTTCGTGGAGACCACGGGGGTGGCGTGCTGGGCGGCCGTAGCCGGCGAGACGGGCCGGAGCGTGGTCGTCCCGCTCTGCGGGGCCGGTCTCAAGACGGGCCTCGCGCCCTGA
- a CDS encoding cupin domain-containing protein produces the protein MSYPEPVYAGGEGEITAVYRPADTTPNLLTRSGGSTDYLATTGSTHGEFGLYRITMGPRAGGPATHFHRSISESFYILGGTVRIYDGERWTDTEEGDFLYVPQGGLHAFRNDSDEPASMLLLFTPGAPREEYFEKVGQVSDWPEKQRAEFFIKHDTYWTD, from the coding sequence ATGTCGTATCCGGAACCCGTCTACGCCGGCGGCGAGGGCGAGATCACCGCGGTGTACCGCCCGGCGGACACCACCCCGAACCTGCTGACCCGCAGCGGGGGCAGCACCGACTACCTGGCCACGACCGGATCGACGCACGGTGAGTTCGGGCTCTACCGGATCACCATGGGTCCCCGGGCGGGCGGCCCCGCCACGCACTTCCACCGGTCGATCTCGGAGTCCTTCTACATCCTCGGCGGGACGGTCCGGATCTACGACGGCGAACGCTGGACCGACACCGAGGAGGGCGACTTCCTGTACGTCCCGCAGGGCGGACTGCACGCCTTCCGCAACGACTCCGACGAGCCCGCGTCCATGCTGCTGCTCTTCACCCCGGGAGCGCCCCGCGAGGAGTACTTCGAGAAGGTGGGGCAGGTCTCGGACTGGCCGGAGAAGCAGCGGGCGGAGTTCTTCATCAAGCACGACACGTACTGGACGGACTGA